One region of Halohasta litchfieldiae genomic DNA includes:
- a CDS encoding TetR/AcrR family transcriptional regulator, protein MSDEAPLDGEPADTHEAIMMATFAALQKHGYPGISIQRIADESDLTKSTFYHHFDGKDDILLSFVQYMRDYFERGYRIESAGDPVGDLKAYITISLGEYPAPEGTPDAGERIGTYLELRSQAIQNPAFREEFTEMSADLVDYLAEIIQTGIDAGVFRSVDPHRTAEFLSATLEGINLQQTTRTDEPVGLLREELESYIRSELLVDDAAF, encoded by the coding sequence ATGAGTGACGAGGCTCCGCTCGACGGCGAGCCGGCCGACACCCACGAGGCGATTATGATGGCGACGTTTGCCGCCCTACAGAAACACGGCTATCCCGGCATCTCGATCCAGCGGATCGCCGACGAGTCGGATCTCACCAAGTCGACGTTCTACCACCATTTCGACGGCAAAGACGACATTCTGCTGTCGTTCGTCCAATATATGCGGGACTACTTCGAGCGTGGCTATCGGATCGAATCCGCGGGTGATCCGGTCGGCGATCTGAAGGCCTATATCACCATCTCGCTCGGCGAATACCCCGCCCCGGAGGGAACACCGGACGCCGGCGAGCGGATCGGCACCTATCTCGAACTGCGGTCGCAGGCGATCCAGAACCCAGCGTTCCGTGAGGAGTTTACCGAGATGTCGGCCGATCTGGTCGACTACCTCGCCGAAATCATCCAAACTGGGATCGATGCGGGCGTGTTCAGATCGGTCGACCCTCACCGGACGGCGGAGTTCCTCAGCGCCACGCTCGAAGGGATCAACCTCCAGCAAACCACCCGGACCGACGAGCCGGTCGGGCTACTCCGGGAGGAACTCGAATCCTAC
- a CDS encoding NADH-quinone oxidoreductase subunit A: MSWIAIGALALVGIAIPLAMMAVSALLRPSVPEQGKTTTYESGEIPTGSGRVQLNIQYYMVALLFVVFDIETVMIFPWAVMYRSALEAGVPLSQALAPMLLFVGILVIGLVWAWRIGAVEWTRSLRAASRKTERQNT; this comes from the coding sequence ATGTCATGGATAGCAATCGGGGCATTGGCGCTCGTCGGTATCGCCATCCCACTCGCGATGATGGCGGTGTCGGCGCTCCTGCGTCCAAGTGTCCCCGAACAAGGCAAGACTACAACCTACGAGAGCGGTGAGATCCCGACCGGCTCGGGGCGCGTCCAGCTTAATATTCAGTATTACATGGTCGCGCTGCTGTTCGTCGTCTTCGATATCGAGACGGTGATGATCTTCCCGTGGGCGGTCATGTACCGCAGCGCACTCGAAGCGGGCGTCCCGCTATCGCAGGCGCTGGCCCCAATGCTGCTGTTCGTTGGGATCCTCGTCATCGGTCTCGTATGGGCGTGGCGCATCGGTGCAGTCGAGTGGACACGGAGTCTGCGTGCCGCCTCGCGAAAGACAGAGAGACAGAACACATGA
- a CDS encoding NADH-quinone oxidoreductase subunit B, whose amino-acid sequence MSSDNQQPFVTDDSANVATDTREARLAGQDDRFNSRLREAFDSSPFILTKFDKFMNWVRGSSMFMLQFGIACCSIEMMHTYAVKHDLDRFGAGVPRASPRQADVIIIPGTIVSKFAPRMKRVYDQMPEPKFVVGMGSCTISGGPFQEGYNVVKGAEEVIPVDIHVPGCPPRPEALIYGVAKLQERIANGESAPVVVKPYELEQFGDLEQDEIVDQLSKEIDVDDLVMRYNWADSP is encoded by the coding sequence ATGAGTAGCGACAACCAACAACCATTCGTCACCGACGACAGTGCGAACGTAGCAACAGACACCCGCGAGGCACGGCTTGCGGGCCAAGACGACCGATTCAACTCCCGACTGCGGGAGGCGTTCGACTCCTCGCCGTTCATCCTCACCAAGTTCGATAAGTTCATGAACTGGGTGCGTGGCTCCTCGATGTTCATGCTCCAGTTCGGGATCGCCTGCTGCAGCATCGAGATGATGCACACCTATGCGGTCAAACACGATCTTGACCGCTTCGGTGCTGGCGTCCCGCGTGCCTCGCCGCGACAGGCTGACGTAATCATCATCCCCGGGACAATCGTCTCGAAGTTCGCCCCGCGGATGAAACGCGTCTACGACCAGATGCCGGAACCGAAGTTCGTCGTTGGGATGGGCTCCTGTACGATCTCAGGCGGTCCGTTCCAAGAGGGGTACAACGTCGTCAAAGGCGCAGAAGAGGTCATCCCGGTCGACATCCACGTCCCGGGCTGTCCGCCACGCCCTGAAGCGTTGATCTACGGCGTCGCCAAACTGCAGGAGCGAATCGCCAACGGCGAGTCCGCGCCTGTCGTGGTCAAACCCTACGAGTTAGAGCAGTTCGGCGACCTCGAACAGGACGAAATCGTCGACCAGCTCTCGAAGGAAATCGACGTCGACGATCTCGTCATGCGGTACAACTGGGCTGATTCACCATGA
- a CDS encoding NADH-quinone oxidoreductase subunit D yields MSMEFPDTSGVAEQTPEEIEALLGDLVIGRDDHLNAPGFVIKPDTVVDTLSRLRDDAGFDHLSCVTAQEYEDRFESIYHLTKFGDRTQEVSIVVPADKENPVSQSANEVFRTADWHEREAYDLVGIEYEEHPDHRRILLPETWQGHPLGMDYDQDQPQVVPLREHANPLLEDQKAEAESDGDTETMFLNIGPHHPATHGVLHIKTVLDGEQVVDLEPDIGYLHRCEEQVCQNSTYRYQIMPYPDRWDYISAGLLNEWAYARAAEDMADIEVPEYAQIIRTMGAELCRMAAHFLALGTFALDIYGDFTAIFMYSIRDRERVQNILEDLTGQRLMFNYFRLGGVVWDLPEPREEFFENTRDFLDELPTALEEYHDMITSNEILQMRTVGTGVLPKDVAKSYGATGPVARGSGIDYDLRRDDPYGYYDKLDWDVAVEDGCDNYSRLLVRMREVEESAKIVEQCIDLLEEWPEDERNIQANVPRTIKPDDDTEIYRAVEGAKGELGIYMRADGTEKPARFKIRSPCFSNLQTLPEMSNGEYVPDAIASLGSLDIVLGEVDR; encoded by the coding sequence ATGAGCATGGAATTTCCCGATACGTCAGGCGTTGCCGAACAGACGCCCGAGGAGATCGAAGCGCTGCTCGGCGATCTCGTGATCGGCCGCGACGATCACCTCAACGCCCCCGGCTTCGTCATCAAACCCGACACCGTCGTCGACACACTCAGTCGACTGCGCGACGACGCGGGCTTCGACCACCTCTCGTGTGTCACCGCCCAGGAGTACGAAGATCGGTTCGAATCGATCTACCACCTCACAAAGTTCGGTGACCGAACCCAAGAGGTCTCCATTGTCGTGCCTGCGGACAAGGAAAACCCCGTCAGCCAGTCGGCAAACGAGGTCTTCCGCACCGCAGACTGGCACGAACGCGAAGCCTACGACCTAGTAGGCATCGAGTACGAGGAGCATCCCGACCACCGTCGCATTCTGCTCCCTGAAACGTGGCAGGGCCACCCACTCGGCATGGACTACGATCAGGACCAGCCACAGGTCGTCCCACTGCGAGAACACGCCAACCCGCTGCTCGAAGACCAGAAGGCCGAGGCCGAAAGCGACGGCGACACCGAGACGATGTTCCTCAACATCGGCCCGCACCATCCGGCGACTCACGGTGTCCTGCACATCAAAACCGTCCTCGACGGCGAACAGGTCGTCGACCTCGAACCCGATATCGGCTACCTCCATCGCTGTGAGGAGCAGGTCTGTCAGAACAGCACCTACCGCTACCAGATCATGCCCTACCCCGACCGGTGGGACTACATCTCGGCTGGCCTGCTCAACGAGTGGGCCTACGCGCGCGCCGCGGAGGACATGGCTGATATCGAGGTGCCGGAGTACGCCCAGATCATCCGAACGATGGGCGCAGAACTGTGTCGCATGGCGGCACACTTCCTCGCACTGGGGACGTTCGCCCTCGACATCTACGGCGACTTCACCGCCATCTTCATGTACTCGATCCGCGACCGAGAGCGTGTCCAGAACATTCTGGAAGACCTCACCGGTCAGCGGCTGATGTTCAACTACTTCCGACTCGGTGGCGTCGTCTGGGATCTGCCAGAACCCCGTGAGGAGTTCTTCGAGAACACGCGGGACTTCCTCGACGAACTCCCGACCGCCCTCGAAGAGTACCACGACATGATCACCTCCAACGAGATCCTGCAGATGCGGACCGTTGGAACCGGCGTCCTGCCGAAAGACGTCGCCAAAAGCTACGGCGCGACCGGCCCGGTCGCCCGTGGCTCGGGGATCGACTACGACCTTCGGCGTGACGACCCATACGGCTACTACGACAAACTCGACTGGGACGTTGCGGTCGAAGACGGCTGTGACAACTACAGTCGACTGCTCGTGCGCATGCGTGAGGTCGAAGAGTCGGCCAAGATCGTCGAACAGTGTATCGACCTGCTCGAAGAATGGCCCGAAGACGAGCGCAATATTCAGGCCAACGTTCCACGGACGATCAAGCCCGACGACGACACGGAGATCTACCGGGCTGTCGAAGGTGCGAAAGGCGAGCTCGGGATCTACATGCGTGCGGATGGCACCGAAAAGCCAGCCCGATTCAAGATCCGGAGTCCGTGTTTCTCGAACCTCCAGACACTGCCCGAGATGTCGAACGGCGAGTACGTCCCTGACGCAATCGCCAGCCTCGGTAGCCTCGACATCGTGCTCGGCGAGGTGGATCGGTAA
- a CDS encoding complex I subunit 1/NuoH family protein yields MVGPLQSEVVLLPERIANLLGLGGTLGEVVGALIGAFIVGNIMLAFTGVAGPWAKRKITAAFTDRIAVNRIGPFGLLIIVADSVRLLSKELIIPDGADRPSYDLAPIILPASALLGFSVIPMGSGIQLADPEAGLALVFAFASIASIALIMGGYASNNKYSLMGGLRAVAQNIAYEIPLIVTAMSVVVFAGSLQMSTIVAEQTSTLISLGGISIPAWYAFVNPFAFVLFLVANMAEIGRNPFDIPEAPTEIVAGYQTEYSSVYFVLFYLGEFLHVFLGGAIMATIFLGGPAGPVLPGFVWFVIKIWAFFLFTQWCRSALPRVRIDQLIEIGWKGMLVLSFANLVLTAIIVGVIA; encoded by the coding sequence ATGGTGGGTCCACTACAGAGCGAAGTAGTGCTGCTCCCCGAACGGATCGCCAACCTGCTCGGATTGGGTGGCACACTCGGCGAAGTTGTCGGCGCGCTGATCGGCGCGTTCATCGTCGGCAACATCATGCTCGCGTTCACCGGCGTCGCCGGTCCGTGGGCCAAACGAAAGATTACGGCGGCGTTCACAGACCGGATCGCAGTCAACCGGATTGGGCCATTTGGCTTACTTATCATCGTCGCTGACTCGGTGCGCCTGCTCTCGAAAGAGCTGATTATCCCGGACGGCGCGGACCGACCGTCCTACGATCTCGCACCGATTATTCTGCCTGCCTCTGCACTGCTCGGCTTTTCAGTAATTCCGATGGGCAGTGGGATTCAGCTTGCAGACCCCGAGGCTGGGCTTGCACTGGTGTTCGCCTTCGCCTCAATCGCCTCCATTGCACTGATTATGGGTGGCTACGCATCGAACAACAAGTACTCGCTGATGGGCGGGCTGCGTGCGGTCGCCCAGAATATCGCCTACGAGATTCCGCTGATCGTCACCGCGATGTCGGTCGTCGTCTTCGCTGGCTCGCTGCAGATGAGTACCATCGTCGCCGAACAGACGTCGACGCTCATCTCCCTTGGAGGGATCTCGATTCCGGCGTGGTACGCGTTCGTCAACCCGTTCGCGTTCGTGCTGTTTCTGGTGGCGAACATGGCCGAGATCGGTCGGAACCCCTTCGACATTCCGGAGGCTCCGACCGAGATCGTCGCTGGCTACCAGACCGAGTACTCCTCAGTGTATTTCGTGCTGTTCTACCTCGGGGAGTTCCTCCACGTCTTCCTCGGTGGCGCAATCATGGCGACGATCTTCCTTGGCGGACCGGCCGGGCCGGTCCTGCCGGGCTTCGTTTGGTTCGTCATCAAGATCTGGGCGTTCTTCCTGTTCACCCAGTGGTGCCGCTCGGCGCTGCCCCGCGTTCGTATCGACCAGTTGATCGAAATCGGTTGGAAAGGAATGTTGGTGCTCTCGTTCGCTAACTTGGTGCTCACGGCCATTATCGTGGGAGTGATCGCATAA
- a CDS encoding NuoI/complex I 23 kDa subunit family protein: MIGLLKGMATTMKHALDGKTFTVEYPETAPEVSPRFRGVHKFSQERCIWCRQCENVCPNDTIQIVMDDQRNGEQYNLHIGQCIYCRLCEEVCPVDAILLTQNFEFTADTKDEFVYNKEQLKNVPWYKGIDPLNSRNPDRGAWIGEGDGEVDYQ; this comes from the coding sequence ATGATCGGACTACTCAAAGGCATGGCAACGACGATGAAACACGCTCTCGACGGCAAGACGTTTACCGTCGAGTATCCCGAGACCGCACCCGAAGTCAGCCCGCGGTTCCGGGGTGTCCACAAGTTCAGCCAAGAGCGCTGTATCTGGTGTCGACAGTGCGAGAACGTCTGTCCGAACGATACGATTCAGATCGTGATGGACGACCAGCGCAACGGCGAGCAGTACAACCTCCATATCGGCCAGTGCATTTATTGCCGACTCTGTGAGGAAGTCTGTCCCGTCGACGCCATTCTACTGACTCAGAACTTCGAGTTCACGGCCGACACCAAAGACGAGTTCGTCTACAACAAAGAACAGCTCAAGAACGTGCCGTGGTACAAGGGGATCGACCCCCTCAACTCGCGCAACCCAGACCGGGGTGCGTGGATCGGCGAGGGCGACGGCGAAGTCGACTATCAGTAG
- a CDS encoding NADH-quinone oxidoreductase subunit J: MVYETIAFALFALMTVGFSLGVVLADDVFHASLLLGGALLSVAVHYVLLQAEFLAAMQILVYVGGVLILITFAVMLTRTDTETEVSNV, translated from the coding sequence ATGGTTTATGAGACAATTGCGTTCGCGCTGTTTGCCCTCATGACAGTGGGCTTCAGCCTGGGTGTCGTCCTTGCCGATGACGTGTTTCACGCGTCGTTGCTGTTGGGCGGGGCCCTGTTGAGCGTCGCGGTACATTACGTACTGCTGCAAGCAGAGTTCCTTGCAGCGATGCAGATCCTCGTCTACGTTGGCGGGGTTCTCATTCTGATTACGTTCGCCGTGATGCTGACGCGAACCGACACAGAGACGGAGGTGAGTAACGTATGA
- the nuoK gene encoding NADH-quinone oxidoreductase subunit NuoK encodes MVVAMEYYLLLSSAIFCIGLFGVLTRRNALYFLMSVELMLNAANINLIAFSFYWGNLTGQTFALFAIALAAAEVAVGIGIILTLYRNFGDVDVMKAATMRW; translated from the coding sequence ATGGTAGTCGCCATGGAGTACTATCTCCTGTTGTCGTCGGCAATCTTCTGTATCGGTCTGTTCGGCGTGCTGACTCGGCGGAACGCGCTGTACTTCCTGATGTCGGTCGAGCTGATGTTGAACGCAGCCAACATCAACCTGATCGCCTTTTCGTTCTACTGGGGGAACCTCACCGGCCAAACGTTCGCGCTGTTCGCCATCGCGCTGGCGGCCGCGGAGGTCGCAGTCGGTATCGGGATCATCCTGACGCTGTACCGGAACTTCGGAGACGTCGACGTGATGAAAGCCGCAACAATGAGGTGGTAA
- the nuoL gene encoding NADH-quinone oxidoreductase subunit L — protein MVSASAYVPAIVLLPFVSFIVALFGGKYLPKRGAYGGIAATAGAFLLSLWVLVSVRNGAAFQETYYTWASGVGGQAWTLEFGALIDPLSSLMLVIVALIATLVHVFSLGYMNDEGERDLPRYYAGLGLFTASMLGFVIADNLLMAFMFFELVGLCSFLLIGFHFREPGPPSAAKKAFLVTRFGDYFFLVGVVAVFTTFGTAAFSGAESFPALAEAALAGTVDVWTPGNLGVMTWFTVIGLLVLGGVIGKSAQFPLHTWLPDAMEGPTPVSALIHAATMVAAGVYLVARMYGFYVLTPTTMGIIALVGGFTALFAATMGVVKKELKQVLAYSTISQYGYMMLALGSGGYVAAVFHLTTHAFFKALLFLGAGSVIIAMHHNENMWDMGGLKNKMPVTYWTFLAGSLALAGIFPFAGFWSKDEILYEALIHGLNEPLILVGYVFGLLAVPVTAFYTFRMVFLTFHGNARTELARNPEPVRWNVKGPLSVLGVLAAVTGIINMVPVQKVLGIEGIDYLHLWLDNEWGGIEGLSSHHYADIGPYSSSYLFGGEVGTVVAGAAVSLGLAVAGLLLAWKLYNVAEPVEHTDKLGGAKSLLYNNYYQDEFQIWLANRTRGVSGGADTFDQGVVDGVVNGVSSVSLLSGDRIKRIQTGIVGNYALLLTVSLTALLVAFALLGGWF, from the coding sequence ATGGTATCCGCATCCGCATACGTTCCGGCAATCGTTCTGTTGCCGTTCGTCTCGTTTATCGTCGCACTGTTCGGTGGCAAATACCTCCCCAAGCGGGGGGCCTACGGCGGAATCGCTGCGACCGCGGGAGCGTTCCTGCTGTCGCTGTGGGTTCTCGTCTCGGTCCGCAACGGCGCAGCGTTCCAAGAGACCTACTACACGTGGGCAAGTGGTGTCGGCGGTCAAGCCTGGACCCTCGAGTTCGGCGCGCTGATCGACCCGCTGTCGTCGCTCATGCTCGTCATCGTGGCGCTGATCGCGACGCTCGTCCACGTCTTCAGTCTCGGCTACATGAACGACGAGGGCGAACGCGACCTGCCGCGCTACTACGCCGGACTCGGCCTATTTACGGCCAGTATGCTCGGCTTCGTCATCGCGGACAACCTGCTGATGGCGTTCATGTTCTTCGAGCTCGTGGGGCTGTGTTCGTTCCTGCTGATCGGCTTCCACTTCCGCGAGCCCGGCCCGCCGTCGGCCGCCAAGAAGGCGTTCCTCGTCACCCGCTTCGGTGACTACTTCTTCCTCGTCGGCGTCGTCGCCGTCTTTACGACGTTCGGGACCGCAGCCTTCTCCGGTGCCGAATCGTTCCCGGCACTCGCCGAGGCCGCACTCGCAGGAACCGTCGACGTCTGGACACCCGGCAACCTCGGTGTCATGACATGGTTCACTGTCATTGGCCTGCTCGTCTTGGGCGGGGTCATCGGCAAATCCGCACAGTTCCCACTGCACACGTGGCTGCCTGACGCGATGGAGGGTCCGACCCCCGTCTCGGCACTGATCCACGCGGCGACGATGGTCGCGGCTGGCGTCTATCTCGTTGCCCGGATGTACGGCTTCTACGTGCTGACGCCGACGACAATGGGCATTATCGCCCTCGTCGGGGGATTCACCGCCCTGTTCGCGGCGACGATGGGCGTCGTCAAAAAGGAACTCAAACAGGTACTCGCCTACTCGACGATCTCACAGTACGGCTATATGATGCTCGCCCTCGGGTCGGGCGGCTACGTGGCCGCAGTCTTCCACCTGACCACTCACGCCTTCTTCAAGGCACTGCTGTTCTTGGGTGCTGGCTCGGTCATCATCGCCATGCACCACAACGAGAACATGTGGGATATGGGTGGCCTCAAAAACAAGATGCCAGTCACCTACTGGACGTTCCTCGCGGGCTCGCTCGCGCTGGCAGGCATCTTCCCGTTCGCAGGCTTCTGGTCGAAAGACGAGATCCTCTACGAGGCACTGATTCACGGCCTCAACGAGCCGCTCATCTTAGTGGGCTACGTCTTCGGTCTGCTCGCGGTGCCAGTCACTGCGTTCTACACCTTCCGGATGGTGTTCCTCACCTTCCACGGCAACGCACGCACTGAACTCGCTCGGAACCCCGAGCCGGTTCGCTGGAACGTCAAAGGACCGCTGTCGGTCCTCGGCGTGCTCGCCGCGGTCACTGGCATCATCAACATGGTGCCGGTCCAGAAGGTCCTCGGTATCGAGGGCATCGACTACCTCCACCTGTGGCTCGACAACGAGTGGGGCGGCATCGAGGGGCTTTCGTCGCACCACTACGCCGACATCGGCCCGTACAGTAGCAGCTACCTGTTCGGCGGCGAAGTCGGCACTGTCGTTGCTGGTGCGGCCGTCTCGCTTGGCCTCGCGGTCGCTGGCCTGCTGCTGGCATGGAAACTCTACAACGTTGCCGAGCCGGTCGAACACACCGACAAACTCGGCGGCGCAAAATCGCTGCTGTACAACAACTACTACCAAGACGAGTTCCAGATCTGGCTGGCCAACCGCACCCGAGGCGTCTCAGGTGGGGCCGACACCTTCGATCAGGGCGTCGTCGACGGCGTCGTCAACGGCGTCTCGTCGGTCAGCCTCCTGAGCGGTGACCGGATCAAACGCATCCAGACCGGGATCGTCGGCAACTACGCGCTGCTGCTCACGGTGAGCCTGACGGCGCTACTTGTTGCCTTCGCACTCTTGGGAGGGTGGTTCTGA
- a CDS encoding complex I subunit 4 family protein, which translates to MIIEALLAFTFAAALLVMAVPDKYAHKLAFGLSLGPIAGALYMWSNFEAGGNALTGGDIAFETMVPWFEAGGYTLQWFVGVDGISLPLVILTTFLTTLAIVSAWTPIDERQSQFYGLMLLMEANLIGVFTALDFFVWFVFWEAVLVPMYFLIGVWGGPRRKYAAIKFFVYTNIASLVMFIGFMTLVFSLPVSTFGLPEITQSLAAGELTGFYGLPAETLALVAFAAIFIGFAVKVPVVPVHTWLPDAHVEAPTPVSVMLAGVLLKMGTYAMLRFNFTMLPEQASTFAIPIAIIAVVSVIYGAMLALAQTDLKRIVAYSSVSSMGYVILGLIAFTEFGMGGATFQMVAHGLISGLMFMAVGVIYNATHTRIVGDMSGLADRMPVAVWILVAGAFAYMGLPLMAGFAGEFFIFVGSFGSTALPYAPIFTALAMFGIVIVAGYLLLAMQDTLFGPFRLETDYEIGRAPFHDVAPLVVLLGAIILLGVAPSLFFDMILDATVPILELTGGGL; encoded by the coding sequence ATGATTATTGAAGCACTACTCGCATTCACGTTCGCCGCCGCATTGCTCGTCATGGCCGTTCCGGACAAGTACGCCCACAAACTGGCCTTCGGGCTCAGTCTGGGGCCTATCGCCGGGGCGCTCTACATGTGGTCGAACTTCGAGGCCGGTGGCAACGCGCTCACCGGCGGCGATATCGCCTTCGAGACGATGGTTCCGTGGTTCGAAGCCGGGGGCTACACACTGCAGTGGTTCGTCGGCGTCGACGGGATTAGCCTGCCGCTGGTCATCCTGACGACGTTCCTCACGACGCTGGCAATCGTCAGCGCGTGGACGCCGATTGACGAGCGACAGAGCCAGTTCTACGGGCTGATGCTCCTGATGGAGGCCAACCTGATTGGCGTCTTTACCGCGCTGGACTTCTTCGTCTGGTTCGTCTTCTGGGAGGCCGTGTTGGTCCCGATGTACTTCCTCATCGGCGTCTGGGGCGGTCCACGCCGGAAGTACGCCGCGATCAAGTTCTTCGTCTACACCAACATCGCCTCGCTTGTCATGTTCATCGGCTTCATGACGTTGGTGTTCTCCCTGCCAGTGTCGACGTTCGGCCTGCCGGAGATCACCCAGTCGCTTGCAGCGGGTGAACTCACAGGCTTCTACGGACTGCCCGCAGAAACGCTGGCGTTGGTCGCCTTCGCGGCGATCTTCATCGGCTTTGCGGTCAAGGTACCGGTCGTCCCGGTCCACACGTGGCTGCCGGACGCTCACGTTGAAGCCCCGACACCGGTCTCCGTCATGTTGGCTGGCGTGCTCCTGAAGATGGGGACCTACGCCATGCTCCGGTTCAACTTTACCATGTTACCTGAGCAGGCAAGCACGTTTGCGATCCCGATTGCGATCATCGCGGTCGTCTCGGTGATCTACGGCGCAATGTTAGCACTCGCCCAGACGGACCTCAAGCGGATCGTCGCCTACTCCTCAGTGTCGTCGATGGGCTACGTCATCCTCGGACTCATTGCGTTCACCGAGTTCGGCATGGGTGGCGCGACGTTCCAGATGGTCGCCCACGGCCTCATCTCGGGGCTGATGTTCATGGCGGTCGGCGTCATCTACAACGCGACCCACACCCGAATCGTCGGCGACATGTCCGGACTGGCTGACCGAATGCCGGTTGCGGTCTGGATTCTCGTGGCCGGCGCGTTCGCCTACATGGGACTGCCGCTGATGGCTGGCTTCGCCGGGGAGTTCTTCATCTTCGTTGGCTCCTTCGGCTCTACGGCCCTGCCGTACGCACCGATCTTCACGGCACTGGCGATGTTCGGCATCGTCATCGTCGCCGGCTACCTCCTGCTGGCGATGCAGGACACGCTGTTCGGCCCGTTCCGACTTGAGACCGACTACGAGATCGGTCGCGCGCCGTTCCACGACGTCGCACCGCTCGTGGTGCTGCTCGGGGCGATCATCCTGCTCGGCGTCGCACCCTCGTTGTTCTTCGATATGATACTCGATGCAACCGTTCCGATCCTTGAGTTGACTGGAGGTGGGCTCTAA